The window GGTTGCCGGAATATCTCAAACGGATGCATGAAAGACTTTTACGGTTCGAATCGGCCGATGACGCCCAGTCTGTGGAATATGAAGGCGAAAGCCTCAAATGGAGATTTCTTCTTGACAGTGCTCCGGGCGAAGGGGCGCGCCGGTATACGGTAAACAGGATCGATCTTCGGAACCTTAAGAGTTTCATCAGGTTCAGGCGTACCGGCCTGAGAAGGGCCAGGCATGGTGGCATGTGGATCGCCGGGGGTGAGATCGAAGCGCAGGTCCTCGATGCTCTGATGAAAGAGCCGGAGGACGAAATGTATAATTATCTCGGAGTGACCAGTTACAGGGGGCTCGTCAGGAAAGGCCTGGACAGGAATACGCCTTTATGGAAGGTAGGCGCTCTTTTTGACGCGCAACTTCTTGAGATGATCGGAGAGAGCAGGTACAGATTTTTCGACCTGATGCCGGTGATCTACCATATTCAGATGCGCGAGAGGGAATCGAGCCTGCTAAGACAGATATTTACGGGGAAAATAAACAATCTTCCCGAGAAGATCATCATGGAGAGAATCGAAGCGGTAATATCCTGACGTTTAAAAAGGAGTGCCCCGGTGGCAGCGAATATAGCGGTAATAGGAAATTCTGATTCGATCGAATATTTCAGGATATTAGGATGCGAAGTCTACGAGACGAGGGGCGGGGAGTTGACGGAGGAGAAGTTTCAGGAAGTCATACAGCGCAGATTCAAGATCATTCTCGTTACAGAGGAGGTCTTTGGAAAATACAAAAGACTTATACAGGACAGGTCCAGGAGGGTCTTTCCTGTCATAACCGTCATACCCGATATACATGGCGCGAAATGGGAAGATGATTCTCCCGTTCTTGCGGGAGTGGCTTTTCAGGAACTGCGCGAAGCTGTAATAAAAGCGGTGGGACAGGATATATCGGGAACGGCTGATTGAGATGAAAGAACGCAAAGCTTAGAAGGAGAAGTGACAAATGGGCGCTGGAAGGATAATCAAGGTATCGGGGCCGCTGATCGTGGCAGAGGGCATGGATGAAGCGAGCATGTTCGAGGTAGCCAAGGTCAGCGATCGCGAGCTGATCGGGGAGATCATCGAGCTGCACGGCGACCAGGCGTATATCCAGGTCTATGAGGACACTTCAGGCCTTGGACCGGGAGAGAAGGTCGTTGGTACTGGCCAGTCGCTCAGCATCGAGCTTGGCCCCGGGCTTCTCGAGTCGATATACGACGGGATCCAGCGGCCGCTGAACAAGATATACGAAAAAGCGGGGTCGTATATAACAAGGGGTATCAATATCAACGGCCTCGACAGGGAAAGAAAGTTCGAGTTCGTTCCTTCCGGGTCGCTCTCGGAAGGCCAGGAGATAAAGGCGG of the Candidatus Krumholzibacteriota bacterium genome contains:
- a CDS encoding V-type ATPase subunit: MAQDYTYAVARMRALEASRPDAAWFQRLVRSPGDSILGSVREFFTGFEAVISADQFEEGIENETIAILELIESLLHEEGLSGFIRAGYDFDNMTHLWKAMILGREPYLNRFGLVPPETVEQAVRNGVIIWLPEYLKRMHERLLRFESADDAQSVEYEGESLKWRFLLDSAPGEGARRYTVNRIDLRNLKSFIRFRRTGLRRARHGGMWIAGGEIEAQVLDALMKEPEDEMYNYLGVTSYRGLVRKGLDRNTPLWKVGALFDAQLLEMIGESRYRFFDLMPVIYHIQMRERESSLLRQIFTGKINNLPEKIIMERIEAVIS